The following are from one region of the Halorussus rarus genome:
- a CDS encoding MaoC family dehydratase yields MTGLYYEEFEVGATYEHEKRRTVSESDNQAFCDMTMNQQPLHLDAEFAADTQFGERLVNGLYTMSLAVGLTIPHTTDGTIVANLSYDDVEHPNPVFHGDTIRAQSTVTDKRETSDGERGVVTMRVEAFAANREDEDGDDLLVCEFDRTVLSLKKENQ; encoded by the coding sequence GTGACCGGGCTCTACTACGAGGAGTTCGAGGTCGGCGCGACCTACGAACACGAGAAGCGACGCACCGTCAGCGAGTCGGACAACCAGGCGTTCTGCGACATGACGATGAACCAGCAGCCGCTCCACCTCGACGCGGAGTTCGCAGCCGACACCCAGTTCGGCGAGCGCCTGGTCAACGGCCTCTACACGATGAGCCTGGCGGTCGGGCTCACGATCCCCCATACCACGGACGGAACCATCGTCGCCAACCTCTCGTACGACGACGTCGAGCACCCGAACCCGGTGTTCCACGGCGACACCATCCGCGCGCAGTCGACCGTGACCGACAAGCGCGAGACCTCTGACGGCGAGCGCGGCGTCGTGACGATGCGAGTCGAGGCGTTCGCCGCGAACCGCGAGGACGAGGACGGCGACGACCTTCTGGTCTGCGAGTTCGACCGGACGGTGCTGTCGCTCAAGAAGGAAAACCAGTAG
- a CDS encoding outer membrane protein assembly factor BamB family protein, translated as MSEDASRFEWARPRTGDERVGAAAGRETVPGTPRGATPPAGAPGARESDARRSRPRPARADAPHDRLADDRIATEPGIESARDRIPAPARPRVRFRFGADGPVATAPVVRDGTAYLGCATGCTHAVDLTDGTEVWSVHAGGRVTGPAVADGTLYAGTSRGAVLALDAATGDRRWTTETDGDVQATPAVVDGTVFAAADDGRVAALHPADGSRLRTFRNAARTLCSVAVDDERVLLASLAGGAYAHDRTDGRERWRFRPAVAVGSAPAVDGDTAYLGTVDDGRVCAISAVTGRERWQAETDGAVWASPTVADRTVFAGSADGSVYALDAADGSVSWRTDLGARIWASPTVADGAVVVGTEAGDVCGIDRQEGTVLWWYRAADAVVAPVAVEDETAYAADRGGVLTALSIPE; from the coding sequence ATGTCTGAGGACGCAAGCCGGTTCGAGTGGGCGCGACCGCGAACAGGGGACGAACGCGTCGGCGCGGCCGCCGGCCGCGAAACGGTGCCAGGGACACCGCGGGGTGCGACGCCCCCGGCCGGCGCGCCGGGCGCACGCGAATCGGACGCGCGACGCTCGCGTCCGCGCCCGGCTCGGGCCGACGCTCCGCACGACCGGCTTGCCGACGACCGGATCGCCACCGAACCCGGAATCGAGAGCGCACGCGACCGCATCCCCGCTCCGGCCCGACCGCGGGTTCGCTTCCGCTTCGGGGCCGACGGGCCGGTCGCGACCGCGCCCGTCGTCCGCGACGGGACGGCGTACCTGGGCTGTGCGACCGGCTGCACGCATGCCGTCGATCTCACCGACGGAACCGAAGTCTGGTCCGTCCACGCGGGCGGACGGGTCACGGGACCGGCAGTCGCCGACGGCACCCTCTACGCGGGGACGAGCCGCGGCGCGGTCCTCGCGCTCGACGCGGCGACCGGCGACCGCCGGTGGACGACCGAGACGGACGGCGACGTCCAGGCGACGCCCGCAGTAGTCGACGGAACCGTCTTCGCCGCGGCCGACGACGGCCGGGTCGCAGCACTCCATCCCGCCGACGGCTCGCGGCTCCGGACGTTCCGGAACGCCGCGCGGACGCTCTGCTCGGTCGCCGTCGACGACGAGCGCGTCCTCCTCGCGAGCCTCGCCGGCGGCGCGTACGCCCACGACCGGACCGACGGCCGCGAGCGCTGGCGGTTCAGGCCCGCGGTGGCGGTCGGCAGCGCACCCGCGGTCGACGGCGACACGGCGTACCTCGGGACGGTCGACGACGGCCGGGTGTGTGCGATCTCGGCGGTGACCGGCCGTGAGCGCTGGCAGGCCGAGACGGACGGGGCCGTCTGGGCATCGCCGACGGTCGCGGACAGGACCGTCTTCGCGGGGAGCGCCGACGGGTCGGTCTACGCGCTCGACGCCGCCGACGGGTCGGTGTCGTGGCGGACCGACCTCGGCGCGCGGATCTGGGCGTCGCCGACGGTCGCCGACGGCGCGGTCGTCGTCGGGACCGAGGCCGGCGACGTCTGCGGGATAGACCGGCAGGAGGGGACGGTACTGTGGTGGTACCGGGCGGCGGACGCCGTGGTCGCGCCGGTGGCCGTCGAGGACGAGACGGCCTACGCGGCCGACCGCGGCGGGGTCCTCACCGCACTCTCTATTCCGGAATAG
- a CDS encoding HpcH/HpaI aldolase/citrate lyase family protein, producing the protein MPRRSILFTPGDRPEMMRKAPSAGADVIVFDLEDAVAPDAKDEARAAVREVLADPDFGPDCEVCIRVNPAGIAADDDLRGVLGRSERDGEAATGEEGAAERVGKTLDAVMLPKTETPADAETLAELLEERGAEVPVLALVETAAGVLAAEEIAEVPEVDALVFGAEDLAADLSATRTDEGTEVLHARQQVVLAASAADVDAIDTVYTDFEDADGLREETGFVIQLGYDGKLAIHPAQVDPINEAFTPDPERVEWAERVLAAKEEADAEGRGVFRVDGEMVDAPLVSQAERVLAYAEAADEK; encoded by the coding sequence ATGCCCCGACGAAGTATCCTGTTCACGCCGGGCGACCGCCCGGAGATGATGCGCAAGGCGCCGAGCGCCGGCGCCGACGTGATCGTGTTCGATCTGGAGGACGCCGTGGCGCCCGACGCCAAGGACGAGGCCCGCGCGGCGGTCCGGGAGGTGCTGGCCGACCCCGATTTCGGGCCGGACTGCGAGGTCTGCATCCGGGTGAACCCGGCCGGCATCGCCGCCGACGACGACCTCCGGGGCGTGCTGGGTCGGTCCGAGCGAGACGGAGAAGCCGCGACCGGTGAGGAGGGCGCCGCCGAGAGAGTCGGGAAAACGCTCGACGCCGTGATGCTCCCGAAGACCGAGACGCCCGCCGACGCCGAGACGCTGGCCGAACTGCTGGAGGAGCGCGGCGCCGAGGTGCCGGTCCTCGCGCTGGTCGAGACGGCCGCCGGCGTGCTCGCCGCCGAGGAGATCGCCGAGGTCCCCGAGGTAGACGCCCTCGTCTTCGGCGCCGAAGACCTCGCGGCCGACCTGAGCGCGACCCGGACCGACGAGGGAACGGAGGTGCTGCACGCTCGCCAGCAGGTCGTGCTCGCCGCTAGCGCCGCGGACGTCGACGCCATCGACACGGTGTACACCGACTTCGAGGACGCCGACGGCCTGCGCGAAGAGACTGGATTCGTCATCCAGCTCGGCTACGACGGCAAATTGGCCATCCATCCCGCGCAGGTCGACCCGATCAACGAGGCGTTCACGCCCGACCCCGAGCGCGTCGAGTGGGCCGAGCGCGTGCTGGCGGCCAAGGAAGAGGCCGATGCCGAGGGCCGAGGCGTCTTCCGGGTCGACGGCGAGATGGTCGACGCGCCCCTCGTCTCGCAGGCCGAGCGCGTGCTGGCCTACGCGGAGGCGGCCGACGAGAAGTAG
- the gdhB gene encoding glutamate dehydrogenase GdhB: protein MSSGKTEAADQAGTGEETEQPESALETARRQLEHAAAHLDVDEGVIERLKHPTKVHRVAVPLKRDDGNVEVFTGYRAQHDDVRGPYKGGLRFHPHVSEQECVGLSMWMTWKCAVMDLPFGGGKGGVVVDPKELSADEKERLTRRFAEELRKFVGPKKDIPAPDMGTDAQTMAWFMDAYSMQEGETIPGVVTGKPPVVGGSEGREEAPGRSVAIVVREAADYYDYDLGDTTVAVQGFGSVGANAARLLDDWGANVVAVSDVNGAIYDPDGLDTHAVPSHEEEPEAVMTHDAPQKLSNEKILELDVDVLVPAAIGNVITADNAGDVRADIVVEGANGPTTFAADAILEENGVQVIPDILANAGGVTVSYFEWLQDINRRQWSLERVNDELESHMLSAWDDVRTEVEARDISWRDAAYVVALSRIAEAKSTRGLWP from the coding sequence ATGTCCTCTGGCAAAACCGAAGCCGCGGACCAAGCGGGCACCGGCGAAGAGACCGAGCAGCCGGAGTCCGCGCTCGAGACGGCCCGGCGCCAGCTCGAACACGCCGCGGCCCATCTCGACGTCGACGAGGGCGTCATCGAACGCCTCAAGCACCCGACGAAAGTCCACCGCGTCGCGGTTCCGCTGAAGCGCGACGACGGGAACGTCGAGGTGTTCACGGGCTATCGCGCCCAGCACGACGACGTTCGGGGCCCCTACAAGGGCGGCCTGCGCTTTCACCCCCACGTGAGCGAACAGGAGTGCGTGGGCCTGTCGATGTGGATGACCTGGAAGTGCGCGGTCATGGACCTGCCGTTCGGCGGCGGCAAGGGCGGCGTCGTCGTCGACCCGAAGGAACTGAGCGCCGACGAGAAGGAGCGGCTCACCCGCCGGTTCGCCGAGGAACTCCGGAAGTTCGTCGGCCCCAAGAAGGACATCCCGGCGCCCGACATGGGAACCGACGCCCAGACGATGGCGTGGTTCATGGACGCCTACTCGATGCAGGAGGGCGAGACCATCCCGGGCGTGGTGACGGGCAAGCCGCCGGTCGTCGGCGGCAGCGAGGGCCGCGAGGAGGCGCCCGGCCGGTCGGTCGCCATCGTCGTCCGCGAGGCCGCCGACTACTACGACTACGACCTCGGGGACACCACGGTGGCGGTCCAGGGGTTCGGCAGCGTCGGCGCGAACGCCGCCCGCCTGCTCGACGACTGGGGCGCGAACGTCGTGGCCGTGAGCGACGTGAACGGCGCCATCTACGACCCCGATGGCCTCGACACCCACGCGGTGCCCTCCCACGAGGAGGAGCCCGAGGCCGTGATGACCCACGACGCGCCGCAGAAGCTCTCGAACGAGAAGATCCTCGAACTCGACGTGGACGTGCTGGTCCCGGCCGCCATCGGCAACGTCATCACCGCCGACAACGCCGGCGACGTGCGGGCCGACATCGTGGTCGAGGGCGCCAACGGGCCGACCACGTTCGCCGCCGACGCCATCCTCGAGGAGAACGGCGTTCAGGTCATCCCGGACATCCTGGCGAACGCGGGCGGGGTGACGGTGTCGTACTTCGAGTGGCTCCAGGACATCAACCGCCGGCAGTGGTCGCTCGAGCGCGTCAACGACGAGCTCGAATCACACATGCTCTCGGCCTGGGACGACGTCCGGACCGAGGTCGAGGCCCGCGACATCAGCTGGCGCGATGCGGCCTACGTCGTCGCGCTCTCGCGCATCGCCGAGGCCAAGTCGACCCGCGGGCTCTGGCCCTGA
- a CDS encoding Glu/Leu/Phe/Val family dehydrogenase: MSEQANPFESLQEQIDDAAEYVDAGDDVLNRLKHPERVLETNLSVEMDDGHVEVFEAFRSEFNGDRGPYKGGIRYHPNVSRDEVKALSGWMVYKCAVVDIPYGGGKGGIVIDPDDYSEAELERITRSFAKELRPFIGEDKDIPAPDVNTGQREMNWIKDTYETLENTTEPGVITGKSLDSGGSAGRVEATGRSTMLTAREAFDYLDRDIEGASVAIQGYGNAGWITAKLLHELDAKVVAVSDSSGAVYTEDGFNPVDVKDHKNETGSVVDYPGADEEFSNEDLLTLDVDLLVPAALENAIDGDLARDVQADVIVEAANGPLTPEADEVLAETDTYVFPDILANAGGVTVSYFEWVQNRQRFYWTEERVNEELERIITEAFDNLVETYERTGAPNMRTAAYVVAIRRVVDAYEESGNWP; encoded by the coding sequence ATGTCCGAGCAAGCAAACCCCTTCGAGAGCCTACAGGAACAGATCGACGACGCCGCCGAGTACGTCGACGCCGGCGACGACGTGCTGAACCGGCTCAAACATCCCGAGCGCGTGCTGGAGACCAACCTCTCGGTCGAGATGGACGACGGCCACGTGGAGGTGTTCGAGGCGTTCCGCTCGGAGTTCAACGGCGACCGCGGCCCCTACAAGGGCGGCATCCGCTACCACCCGAACGTCTCGCGCGACGAGGTCAAGGCCCTCTCCGGGTGGATGGTCTACAAGTGCGCGGTCGTCGACATCCCCTACGGCGGCGGCAAGGGCGGCATCGTCATCGACCCCGACGACTACAGCGAGGCCGAACTCGAACGCATCACCCGGTCGTTCGCCAAGGAGCTCCGGCCGTTCATCGGCGAGGACAAGGACATCCCCGCCCCGGACGTCAACACCGGCCAGCGCGAGATGAACTGGATCAAGGACACCTACGAGACGCTGGAGAACACCACCGAACCCGGCGTCATCACGGGCAAGTCCCTCGACAGCGGCGGGAGCGCGGGCCGCGTCGAGGCCACGGGTCGCTCGACGATGCTCACCGCCCGCGAGGCGTTCGACTACCTCGACCGGGACATCGAGGGCGCGTCGGTCGCCATCCAGGGGTACGGCAACGCCGGGTGGATCACGGCGAAGCTCCTCCACGAACTCGACGCGAAGGTCGTCGCGGTCAGCGACTCCTCCGGCGCGGTCTACACCGAGGACGGCTTCAATCCCGTCGACGTCAAGGACCACAAGAACGAGACCGGCAGCGTCGTCGACTACCCCGGCGCCGACGAGGAGTTTTCCAACGAGGACCTGCTCACGCTCGACGTGGACCTGCTCGTCCCGGCGGCGCTCGAGAACGCCATCGACGGCGACCTCGCGCGGGACGTGCAGGCCGACGTGATCGTCGAGGCAGCGAACGGCCCGCTCACTCCCGAGGCCGACGAGGTGCTGGCCGAGACCGACACCTACGTCTTCCCCGACATCCTGGCGAACGCGGGCGGGGTGACGGTGTCGTACTTCGAGTGGGTCCAGAACCGCCAGCGGTTCTACTGGACCGAGGAGCGGGTCAACGAGGAACTCGAACGCATCATCACCGAGGCGTTCGACAATCTGGTCGAGACCTACGAGCGGACCGGCGCCCCCAACATGCGGACCGCGGCGTACGTCGTCGCCATCCGACGCGTCGTCGACGCATACGAGGAGAGCGGCAACTGGCCCTGA
- a CDS encoding archaellin/type IV pilin N-terminal domain-containing protein, with amino-acid sequence MFDIETERADRGQVGIGTLIVFIAMVLVAAIAAGVLINTAGFLQTKAEQTGEESTASVTNRVNVVSSVGVVGNDETIHLVNLTVMKNSGSGDINLSTATVEWLGPHSGRILQNNTDGGADKNHFNLTAIKDKKNTFPVLHNQEDRFRITINPDKISDDVDEEGGLEGGEEFTIKIVTSAGAMTYHHSVPPSLSQKDAVQL; translated from the coding sequence ATGTTCGACATCGAAACAGAGCGGGCCGACCGCGGTCAGGTAGGTATCGGCACCCTCATCGTGTTCATCGCGATGGTGCTGGTGGCCGCCATCGCGGCCGGCGTGCTCATCAACACCGCGGGCTTCCTCCAGACCAAGGCCGAGCAGACCGGCGAGGAGAGCACCGCGAGCGTGACGAACCGGGTGAACGTCGTGAGCAGCGTCGGGGTCGTCGGCAACGACGAGACCATCCATCTGGTCAACCTCACCGTGATGAAGAACTCCGGGTCGGGCGACATCAACCTCTCGACGGCGACGGTCGAGTGGCTCGGGCCTCACAGCGGAAGAATCCTTCAGAACAATACAGACGGAGGGGCAGATAAGAATCATTTCAACCTCACAGCCATTAAGGACAAGAAAAATACCTTCCCTGTCTTGCATAACCAAGAGGACCGGTTCCGGATTACTATCAACCCTGATAAGATATCGGATGACGTCGACGAAGAGGGTGGCCTCGAAGGCGGTGAAGAGTTCACCATCAAAATCGTGACGTCGGCGGGTGCGATGACCTACCACCACAGCGTCCCGCCGTCGCTCTCGCAGAAGGACGCGGTGCAGCTCTAA
- a CDS encoding acyl-CoA dehydrogenase family protein yields the protein MDFGLSDEHQMIRDEVRRFCDEEIEPVAQEMEDEHRFPEDIFEKLADLDMMGVPVGEEYGGLGGDQLMYALVTEELGRVSGSVGLSYAAHVSLASKPIELFGTEEQKERWLRPLAEGEYLGSWALTEPGSGSDASDMDTMAEKDGDEWVLNGTKQFITNANVAGSVLVKAVTDPEAGYDGISTFIVDPEEDDGFEVTTVWDKMGLNASPTCEIQLDDVRIPEDRLLGEEGEGWNQTKKTLDGGRISIAALSTGLAQGAYEAAKEYSKEREQFGQPISKFDAIRNKVVSMDRKVERARLLTHRAAWRYDQSESVTRESALAKLDASEAAREVAEDAVQTLGGYGYTEDFAPQRFFRDAKLMEIGEGTSEIQHLVVGRELGL from the coding sequence ATGGATTTCGGACTCTCCGACGAGCACCAGATGATCCGCGACGAGGTGCGTCGGTTCTGCGACGAGGAGATCGAGCCCGTCGCCCAGGAGATGGAGGACGAACACCGGTTCCCCGAGGACATCTTCGAGAAGCTCGCCGACCTCGACATGATGGGCGTCCCGGTCGGCGAGGAGTACGGCGGACTGGGCGGCGACCAGCTCATGTACGCGCTCGTCACCGAGGAGCTCGGCCGCGTCTCCGGGTCGGTCGGCCTCTCCTACGCGGCCCACGTCTCGCTGGCCTCCAAGCCCATCGAGCTGTTCGGCACCGAAGAGCAGAAAGAGCGGTGGCTCCGTCCGCTCGCGGAGGGCGAGTACCTCGGCTCGTGGGCGCTGACCGAGCCCGGCAGCGGGTCGGACGCCAGCGACATGGACACGATGGCGGAGAAGGACGGCGACGAATGGGTCCTCAACGGCACGAAGCAGTTCATCACCAACGCCAACGTCGCCGGGTCGGTCCTCGTCAAGGCCGTCACGGACCCCGAGGCCGGCTACGACGGCATCTCGACGTTCATCGTCGACCCCGAGGAGGACGACGGCTTCGAGGTCACGACCGTCTGGGACAAGATGGGGCTCAACGCCTCGCCCACCTGTGAAATCCAGCTCGACGACGTCCGCATTCCCGAGGACCGTCTGCTCGGCGAGGAGGGCGAGGGCTGGAATCAGACCAAGAAGACGCTGGACGGCGGCCGCATCTCCATCGCGGCGCTCTCGACCGGGCTGGCCCAGGGCGCCTACGAGGCCGCCAAGGAGTACAGCAAGGAACGCGAGCAGTTCGGCCAGCCGATCTCGAAGTTCGACGCCATCAGGAACAAGGTGGTCTCGATGGACCGAAAGGTCGAGCGAGCCCGCCTGCTGACCCACCGCGCGGCCTGGCGGTACGACCAGAGCGAGTCGGTCACCCGCGAGAGCGCCCTCGCGAAGCTCGACGCCAGCGAGGCCGCTCGGGAGGTCGCCGAGGACGCGGTCCAGACGCTCGGCGGCTACGGCTACACCGAGGACTTCGCGCCCCAGCGGTTCTTCCGCGACGCGAAGCTGATGGAGATCGGGGAGGGGACCAGCGAGATCCAGCACCTCGTCGTCGGGCGGGAACTCGGGCTCTGA
- a CDS encoding arylsulfotransferase family protein, with amino-acid sequence MNAHTPTRVALGAVSLGLVLALAAGFVTAGQSPNARYDRSAELAPGVREGVAEPRPGVTVVTVQRGDMRGLSGELVAFRPNGTVLYQTERYSSYWDVDPSLRGNRTVTYVATKWLNESVCGGGPLLSDRGDCRRNVVERLNLTTGEHTRLYSHRMEGGRWHDVDVINDSHILVGDIGNEAVFVVDTTSGIREWTWTAESDLPITGGGSYDRDWVHINDVELLDDGRIMVDLRNQDQVAFLNRSGGMIANWTLGSENDYETLREQHNPDYIPKSEGGPAVIVADSENDRVVEYQRVGGENGTDARWNRTWTWTDERMQWPRDADRLPNGHTLVTDTIGDRVFEVNRRGEVVWNAPVDRAYEAERLGTGDESAGGPSAASADLRSHAPATVDGPTDRLEEAVRGAVPIGVQNGLLGYFFPWWMGFYDVLTVFALAGVLLVWAGLELWWSAPLRTPAGLGTDAFPSLRSVLVLTALAVIGYVGSVVASLV; translated from the coding sequence GTGAATGCCCACACGCCGACTCGGGTCGCGCTCGGCGCCGTCAGCCTCGGACTGGTCCTCGCGCTCGCGGCCGGATTCGTCACCGCCGGACAGTCGCCGAACGCCCGGTACGACCGCTCGGCGGAACTGGCTCCCGGCGTCCGGGAGGGGGTCGCCGAACCCCGACCGGGGGTCACGGTGGTTACCGTCCAGCGGGGCGACATGCGCGGCCTCTCCGGCGAACTCGTCGCATTTCGGCCGAACGGGACCGTACTCTACCAGACCGAGCGGTACAGCTCCTACTGGGACGTCGACCCGAGCCTCAGGGGTAATCGGACGGTCACCTACGTCGCCACGAAGTGGCTGAACGAGTCGGTCTGCGGCGGCGGTCCGCTGCTTTCCGACCGCGGCGACTGTCGGCGGAACGTGGTCGAGCGGCTGAACCTGACGACGGGCGAGCACACTCGACTGTACAGCCACCGGATGGAGGGCGGCCGGTGGCACGACGTCGACGTGATAAACGACTCGCACATCCTCGTCGGCGACATCGGCAACGAGGCGGTCTTCGTCGTCGACACGACCTCGGGCATCCGGGAGTGGACCTGGACCGCCGAGAGCGACCTCCCGATCACGGGCGGCGGGAGCTACGACCGGGACTGGGTGCACATCAACGACGTCGAACTACTCGACGACGGCCGCATCATGGTCGACCTCCGCAACCAGGACCAGGTCGCCTTCCTGAACCGGAGCGGCGGGATGATCGCGAACTGGACGCTCGGGAGCGAGAACGACTACGAGACGCTGCGGGAGCAGCACAACCCCGACTACATCCCGAAGTCGGAGGGCGGACCGGCGGTCATCGTGGCCGACTCGGAGAACGACCGAGTCGTAGAGTACCAGCGCGTCGGTGGCGAGAACGGGACCGACGCCCGGTGGAACCGGACGTGGACCTGGACCGACGAGCGGATGCAGTGGCCCCGGGACGCCGACCGCCTCCCGAACGGCCACACCCTCGTCACCGACACCATCGGCGACCGCGTGTTCGAGGTGAACCGGCGGGGCGAGGTCGTCTGGAACGCGCCCGTCGACCGGGCGTACGAGGCCGAGCGGCTCGGGACCGGCGACGAGAGCGCGGGCGGGCCGAGCGCCGCGAGCGCCGACCTCCGGTCGCACGCCCCGGCGACCGTCGACGGCCCGACCGACCGGCTCGAAGAGGCGGTCCGAGGAGCGGTCCCCATCGGCGTCCAGAACGGCCTGTTGGGCTACTTCTTCCCGTGGTGGATGGGATTCTACGACGTGCTGACGGTGTTCGCGCTGGCCGGCGTCCTTCTGGTCTGGGCCGGCCTGGAGCTGTGGTGGTCGGCGCCGCTTCGGACGCCGGCGGGGCTCGGGACCGACGCGTTCCCGTCGCTCCGGTCGGTTCTCGTCCTGACCGCGCTCGCGGTCATCGGCTACGTCGGCTCGGTCGTCGCCTCGCTGGTGTGA
- a CDS encoding RIO1 family regulatory kinase/ATPase domain-containing protein: MGIRRLVRGTIEWQRLEAVFAEMARRYDQSELRVEFLDADNWLSTPAVVDDQWFVKIVTDQNSLVHALFTGARNLGAFSSGTEGFFEHFADPMEMCEHELEATRRMREIGLNVPAPVEAFEVDGMGVLVMEYLPEFRILDDLASEEVERFAPEVFGALSVMHDNRLAHGDLRGENVLVQDGEVYFIDATSVREDAIEEARSYDIACALGALEPLIGASAAVSAAAEHYAPDELLAAREFLDFVNIRPDHDFDAVSVKGEVEKLADSKGE, encoded by the coding sequence ATGGGCATCCGGCGACTGGTCCGCGGCACCATCGAGTGGCAGCGCCTCGAGGCCGTCTTCGCGGAGATGGCCCGGCGGTACGACCAGTCGGAACTCCGGGTCGAGTTCCTCGACGCCGACAACTGGCTGTCGACCCCCGCGGTGGTCGACGACCAGTGGTTCGTCAAGATCGTGACCGACCAGAACTCGCTGGTCCACGCGCTGTTCACCGGCGCGCGCAACCTCGGCGCGTTCTCGTCGGGCACGGAGGGCTTCTTCGAGCACTTCGCCGACCCGATGGAGATGTGCGAGCACGAACTCGAGGCGACCCGCCGGATGCGCGAGATCGGGCTGAACGTCCCCGCGCCGGTCGAGGCGTTCGAGGTCGACGGGATGGGCGTGCTGGTGATGGAGTACCTCCCGGAGTTCCGGATCCTCGACGATCTGGCCTCGGAAGAGGTCGAGCGGTTTGCGCCCGAGGTGTTCGGGGCGCTGTCGGTGATGCACGACAACCGGCTCGCCCACGGCGACCTCCGTGGCGAGAACGTCCTGGTGCAGGACGGGGAGGTGTACTTCATCGACGCGACCAGCGTCCGCGAGGACGCCATCGAGGAGGCCCGGTCGTACGACATCGCCTGCGCGCTCGGGGCGCTCGAACCGCTCATCGGCGCGAGCGCGGCGGTCTCGGCCGCCGCCGAGCACTACGCGCCCGACGAGCTGCTCGCTGCCCGGGAGTTCCTCGACTTCGTGAACATTCGGCCCGACCACGACTTCGACGCGGTGAGCGTCAAGGGCGAGGTGGAGAAGCTGGCCGACTCGAAGGGGGAGTGA